A genomic window from Osmia bicornis bicornis chromosome 4, iOsmBic2.1, whole genome shotgun sequence includes:
- the LOC114870941 gene encoding zwei Ig domain protein zig-8-like isoform X2 codes for MKRNILEKSLLPATLWSLSKVTKVSWVRHRDIHLLTVGRYTYTSDQRFEALHYPHTEEWTLKIRYPQRKDSGIYECQISTTPPIGHPVYLTIVEPITIIVGAPDLFVNKGSTINLTCIVKYAPEPPPMMIWSHDTEVINFDSPRGGISLVTEKGPETTSRLMIQKAVPSDSGIYTCAPSNANPSSIKVHVVNEEHPAAMHHGDGSSSYAKTRPMCFIILIVANVIFI; via the exons ATGAAACGTAATATCCTGGAAAAGAGTCTTCTTCCTGCAACCCTATGGTCGCTAAGTAAAGTGACAAAG GTTTCCTGGGTGAGGCATCGAGACATACACCTGTTAACGGTCGGTCGTTACACCTACACCAGCGACCAACGTTTCGAAGCTTTGCACTACCCTCACACCGAAGAGTGGACCTTGAAGATACGATATCCACAGCGCAAGGACTCTGGGATTTATGAGTGCCAAATATCAACGACACCCCCTATCGGTCATCCTGTTTATCTAACGATAGTTG aaCCTATCACCATAATAGTCGGAGCACCCGATCTGTTCGTGAACAAAGGGAGCACCATTAATCTGACTTGCATCGTGAAATACGCTCCAGAACCACCGCCCATGATGATCTGGAGTCACGATACAGAG GTAATTAATTTCGACTCGCCGAGAGGCGGTATCAGTTTGGTGACGGAAAAGGGGCCGGAAACTACGAGTCGTTTAATGATCCAGAAAGCGGTGCCCAGCGACTCCGGGATCTACACCTGCGCTCCGAGCAACGCGAATCCGAGCAGCATCAAGGTGCACGTCGTTAACG AGGAACATCCGGCTGCGATGCATCACGGGGACGGAAGTTCGTCGTACGCCAAGACACGGCCGAtgtgttttataattttaatagtaGCTAacgtaatatttatataa
- the LOC114870850 gene encoding tubulin glycylase 3A-like isoform X1 yields MHKTHSTKRRIRDGLQLDVSEDEQSSRATADSEWNQQEQFEHFNQVIRELPDRAMDLPIDLRTFHLRRSRDVKIAKEPIPSDTTGNENKIEQSNGKSTALISPEKKESPMNPYNRADWSKMNAKWSIPDTEDNEINSVNSLSQLDCGAFPKSYMDTCSCCPRDIFDKHDTDTITSYKGVTFKDGGCCKLHWTRKERYQNIKTKVGRAIKRHKIFLIRGELPKLKEALEKRGWVQKYEATKTRTLPYGSVASLEARSLGDLTQPDGTLNEKSVVFALLRHKAPDFIWDCRNDFVDWHRGLSSNTILNRYQKPSVYTSKLGMARLLEEAHWLYEKDVSSVLFPRSYNLSREPKAFLDDFRLTAAVGLLKWFVQTMRDDQTAVQNHGQRLIPISRLEFAVKRCEEFIACENHQDIDEDFVSEFSEEEWNSFLDDYAAAVHESGRIETTSDRGEEQLQKYHEVANSTLEKLKEVDPQYELNGMRNIWILKPSELCCGTGISISHNLRDIFRRVKSKPKDYFIVQKYIERPLLIHDTKFDIRQWYLVTNTFPMTIWLFKEGLLRFSSKPYTFSTYHEAIHICNTAIQEKYDEERRRRRRRGTSEEVVKTIRDQGWDCDKLNEYLKQTGYEGEPYYEKIYPKMSEAIVLTMLASQEHMDRRRCSFELYGADFVVMEDLSVWLIEINTNPRMHPPSSRITKRLYSNVLESLVKVIMDVPVNAVADTGGFSLVYKQNIPDFRPYLGPCLFVFGKSITLQEHPRKREKKKKGNCSSKQQQQQQQQHRAWTAPPMIPRLREPKIVDFIDYLNTARCTAAN; encoded by the exons GAACCAACAAGAACAATTCGAACATTTCAATCAAGTTATTCGTGAACTTCCTGACAGAGCCATGGATTTACCGATTGACCTAAG AACGTTTCATCTTCGTCGGTCAAGGGACGTTAAGATTGCAAAAGAGCCAATACCGAGCGACACGACCggcaacgaaaataaaatCGAGCAATCAAACGGGAAATCGACAGCTTTAATCAGCCCCGAGAAGAAAGAGAGCCCCATGAATCCGTACAATCGGGCGGATTGGTCGAAAATGAACGCGAAATGGTCAATTCCGGACACGGAGGACAATGAGATCAACAGTGTTAACAGTTTGTCGCAGCTTGACTGTGGTGCATTCCCGAAATCGTACATGGACACGTGTTCCTGTTGCCCCCGGGATATCTTTGACAAGCACGATACGGATACCATTACCAGTTACAAGGGTGTTACGTTCAAAGACGGTGGTTGTTGCAAGCTCCACTGGACAAGGAAGGAACGTTATCAAAACATCAAGACGAAAGTCGGTAGAGCTATCAag AGgcacaaaatatttttgatacgCGGCGAATTGCCGAAATTGAAGGAAGCTTTGGAGAAAAGAGGTTGGGTGCAGAAATACGAAGCCACAAAAACAAGAACTCTACCTTACG GTAGCGTTGCGAGCTTAGAGGCAAGATCGTTAGGCGATTTGACCCAACCCGATGGCACGTTGAACGAGAAATCGGTGGTTTTCGCTTTGTTGCGCCACAAAGCTCCGGATTTTATATGGGATTGTCGAAACGACTTCGTCGACTGGCATCGTGGTTTGAGCAGCAACACCATTCTCAACAGATACCAGAAGCCTTCCGTCTACACATCCAAG CTAGGAATGGCTCGTTTGCTGGAAGAGGCTCATTGGTTGTACGAGAAGGACGTCTCGAGTGTGTTGTTTCCGCGCAGCTACAACTTGAGCAGGGAACCGAAAGCTTTCCTCGATGATTTCCGTTTGACCGCCGCGGTCGGTCTGCTCAAGTGGTTCGTCCAAACGATGCGAGACGATCAGACCGCGGTACAGAACCACGGGCAACGTCTGATACCGATAAGTCGGCTGGAATTCGCCGTAAAACGTTGCGAGGAATTTATAGCCTGCGAAAACCACCAGGATATAGACGAGGACTTTGTCAGCGAGTTTTCGGAAGAGGAATGGAATTCCTTCTTGGACGATTATGCAGCTGCGGTGCACGAGTCGGGTAGAATCGAAACCACGTCGGATAGAGGCGAGGAACAGTTACAA AAGTATCACGAGGTGGCAAATTCGACGCTGGAGAAATTGAAAGAGGTCGATCCGCAGTACGAGCTGAACGGAATGAGGAACATCTGGATCTTGAAACCGAGCGAACTTTGTTGCGGCACCGGGATCAGTATATCTCATAATCTGAGGGATATATTTCGAAGAGTGAAGAGTAAACCGAAGGATTATTTCATCGTTCAGAAATATATTG AACGTCCTCTGTTGATTCACGACACGAAATTTGACATAAGGCAATGGTACCTGGTCACCAATACGTTCCCCATGACGATATGGTTGTTCAA GGAGGGACTGCTCCGGTTCAGCTCGAAGCCGTACACTTTTTCAACTTATCACGAGGCGATTCATATCTGCAATACCGCCATTCAGGAAAAGTACGACGAGGAAAGACGACGGAGGAGGagacgcgggacttcggaggAAGTCGTAAAGACGATCCGCGATCAGGGATGGGACTGCGACAAGCTGAACGAATATTTAAA ACAAACGGGGTACGAGGGTGAACCGTATTACGAGAAGATCTATCCGAAAATGTCAGAGGCTATAGTTCTAACGATGTTAGCCTCTCAGGAGCACATGGACAGACGGCGATGCAGTTTCGAGCTGTACGGAGCGGATTTCGTCGTGATGGAGGACCTTTCGGTCTGGTTGATCGAGATCAACACGAATCCCAGGATGCACCCGCCTAGCTCGAGAATCACCAAACGGCTGTATTCCAACGTGCTCGAGAGCTTGGTTAAAG TGATAATGGACGTACCGGTGAACGCTGTCGCCGACACAGGTGGATTCAGTCTGGTCTACAAGCAAAACATACCCGACTTCCGGCCTTATCTCGGTCCTTGTCTGTTCGTGTTCGGCAAGTCGATAACGTTGCAGGAACATCCGCGGAAacgcgagaagaagaagaagggaaacTGTTCGTCGaagcaacagcagcaacagcaacagcaacaccGTGCATGGACTGCTCCACCGATGATTCCACGCTTGAGAGAACCAAAAATAGTCGACTTTATCGACTACTTGAACACCGCCCGGTGCACCGCCGCCAACTGA
- the LOC114870850 gene encoding tubulin glycylase 3A-like isoform X3 codes for MDLPIDLRTFHLRRSRDVKIAKEPIPSDTTGNENKIEQSNGKSTALISPEKKESPMNPYNRADWSKMNAKWSIPDTEDNEINSVNSLSQLDCGAFPKSYMDTCSCCPRDIFDKHDTDTITSYKGVTFKDGGCCKLHWTRKERYQNIKTKVGRAIKRHKIFLIRGELPKLKEALEKRGWVQKYEATKTRTLPYGSVASLEARSLGDLTQPDGTLNEKSVVFALLRHKAPDFIWDCRNDFVDWHRGLSSNTILNRYQKPSVYTSKLGMARLLEEAHWLYEKDVSSVLFPRSYNLSREPKAFLDDFRLTAAVGLLKWFVQTMRDDQTAVQNHGQRLIPISRLEFAVKRCEEFIACENHQDIDEDFVSEFSEEEWNSFLDDYAAAVHESGRIETTSDRGEEQLQKYHEVANSTLEKLKEVDPQYELNGMRNIWILKPSELCCGTGISISHNLRDIFRRVKSKPKDYFIVQKYIERPLLIHDTKFDIRQWYLVTNTFPMTIWLFKEGLLRFSSKPYTFSTYHEAIHICNTAIQEKYDEERRRRRRRGTSEEVVKTIRDQGWDCDKLNEYLKQTGYEGEPYYEKIYPKMSEAIVLTMLASQEHMDRRRCSFELYGADFVVMEDLSVWLIEINTNPRMHPPSSRITKRLYSNVLESLVKVIMDVPVNAVADTGGFSLVYKQNIPDFRPYLGPCLFVFGKSITLQEHPRKREKKKKGNCSSKQQQQQQQQHRAWTAPPMIPRLREPKIVDFIDYLNTARCTAAN; via the exons ATGGATTTACCGATTGACCTAAG AACGTTTCATCTTCGTCGGTCAAGGGACGTTAAGATTGCAAAAGAGCCAATACCGAGCGACACGACCggcaacgaaaataaaatCGAGCAATCAAACGGGAAATCGACAGCTTTAATCAGCCCCGAGAAGAAAGAGAGCCCCATGAATCCGTACAATCGGGCGGATTGGTCGAAAATGAACGCGAAATGGTCAATTCCGGACACGGAGGACAATGAGATCAACAGTGTTAACAGTTTGTCGCAGCTTGACTGTGGTGCATTCCCGAAATCGTACATGGACACGTGTTCCTGTTGCCCCCGGGATATCTTTGACAAGCACGATACGGATACCATTACCAGTTACAAGGGTGTTACGTTCAAAGACGGTGGTTGTTGCAAGCTCCACTGGACAAGGAAGGAACGTTATCAAAACATCAAGACGAAAGTCGGTAGAGCTATCAag AGgcacaaaatatttttgatacgCGGCGAATTGCCGAAATTGAAGGAAGCTTTGGAGAAAAGAGGTTGGGTGCAGAAATACGAAGCCACAAAAACAAGAACTCTACCTTACG GTAGCGTTGCGAGCTTAGAGGCAAGATCGTTAGGCGATTTGACCCAACCCGATGGCACGTTGAACGAGAAATCGGTGGTTTTCGCTTTGTTGCGCCACAAAGCTCCGGATTTTATATGGGATTGTCGAAACGACTTCGTCGACTGGCATCGTGGTTTGAGCAGCAACACCATTCTCAACAGATACCAGAAGCCTTCCGTCTACACATCCAAG CTAGGAATGGCTCGTTTGCTGGAAGAGGCTCATTGGTTGTACGAGAAGGACGTCTCGAGTGTGTTGTTTCCGCGCAGCTACAACTTGAGCAGGGAACCGAAAGCTTTCCTCGATGATTTCCGTTTGACCGCCGCGGTCGGTCTGCTCAAGTGGTTCGTCCAAACGATGCGAGACGATCAGACCGCGGTACAGAACCACGGGCAACGTCTGATACCGATAAGTCGGCTGGAATTCGCCGTAAAACGTTGCGAGGAATTTATAGCCTGCGAAAACCACCAGGATATAGACGAGGACTTTGTCAGCGAGTTTTCGGAAGAGGAATGGAATTCCTTCTTGGACGATTATGCAGCTGCGGTGCACGAGTCGGGTAGAATCGAAACCACGTCGGATAGAGGCGAGGAACAGTTACAA AAGTATCACGAGGTGGCAAATTCGACGCTGGAGAAATTGAAAGAGGTCGATCCGCAGTACGAGCTGAACGGAATGAGGAACATCTGGATCTTGAAACCGAGCGAACTTTGTTGCGGCACCGGGATCAGTATATCTCATAATCTGAGGGATATATTTCGAAGAGTGAAGAGTAAACCGAAGGATTATTTCATCGTTCAGAAATATATTG AACGTCCTCTGTTGATTCACGACACGAAATTTGACATAAGGCAATGGTACCTGGTCACCAATACGTTCCCCATGACGATATGGTTGTTCAA GGAGGGACTGCTCCGGTTCAGCTCGAAGCCGTACACTTTTTCAACTTATCACGAGGCGATTCATATCTGCAATACCGCCATTCAGGAAAAGTACGACGAGGAAAGACGACGGAGGAGGagacgcgggacttcggaggAAGTCGTAAAGACGATCCGCGATCAGGGATGGGACTGCGACAAGCTGAACGAATATTTAAA ACAAACGGGGTACGAGGGTGAACCGTATTACGAGAAGATCTATCCGAAAATGTCAGAGGCTATAGTTCTAACGATGTTAGCCTCTCAGGAGCACATGGACAGACGGCGATGCAGTTTCGAGCTGTACGGAGCGGATTTCGTCGTGATGGAGGACCTTTCGGTCTGGTTGATCGAGATCAACACGAATCCCAGGATGCACCCGCCTAGCTCGAGAATCACCAAACGGCTGTATTCCAACGTGCTCGAGAGCTTGGTTAAAG TGATAATGGACGTACCGGTGAACGCTGTCGCCGACACAGGTGGATTCAGTCTGGTCTACAAGCAAAACATACCCGACTTCCGGCCTTATCTCGGTCCTTGTCTGTTCGTGTTCGGCAAGTCGATAACGTTGCAGGAACATCCGCGGAAacgcgagaagaagaagaagggaaacTGTTCGTCGaagcaacagcagcaacagcaacagcaacaccGTGCATGGACTGCTCCACCGATGATTCCACGCTTGAGAGAACCAAAAATAGTCGACTTTATCGACTACTTGAACACCGCCCGGTGCACCGCCGCCAACTGA
- the LOC114870941 gene encoding zwei Ig domain protein zig-8-like isoform X1, which translates to MSTSLPVIVCFIISFGGIASCLRNFRTDFLEEWPTPGTGPHFDSSMQSNFTGLVGKTVQLVCKVKNLGNRTVSWVRHRDIHLLTVGRYTYTSDQRFEALHYPHTEEWTLKIRYPQRKDSGIYECQISTTPPIGHPVYLTIVEPITIIVGAPDLFVNKGSTINLTCIVKYAPEPPPMMIWSHDTEVINFDSPRGGISLVTEKGPETTSRLMIQKAVPSDSGIYTCAPSNANPSSIKVHVVNEEHPAAMHHGDGSSSYAKTRPMCFIILIVANVIFI; encoded by the exons GTGGTATAGCGTCATGTCTACGAAACTTTCGAACCGACTTTCTGGAGGAATGGCCGACTCCTGGGACAGGGCCCCATTTCGACAGCTCCATGCAGTCGAATTTCACCGGTCTGGTGGGCAAAACGGTGCAGCTGGTGTGCAAAGTGAAGAACCTAGGAAATCGAACA GTTTCCTGGGTGAGGCATCGAGACATACACCTGTTAACGGTCGGTCGTTACACCTACACCAGCGACCAACGTTTCGAAGCTTTGCACTACCCTCACACCGAAGAGTGGACCTTGAAGATACGATATCCACAGCGCAAGGACTCTGGGATTTATGAGTGCCAAATATCAACGACACCCCCTATCGGTCATCCTGTTTATCTAACGATAGTTG aaCCTATCACCATAATAGTCGGAGCACCCGATCTGTTCGTGAACAAAGGGAGCACCATTAATCTGACTTGCATCGTGAAATACGCTCCAGAACCACCGCCCATGATGATCTGGAGTCACGATACAGAG GTAATTAATTTCGACTCGCCGAGAGGCGGTATCAGTTTGGTGACGGAAAAGGGGCCGGAAACTACGAGTCGTTTAATGATCCAGAAAGCGGTGCCCAGCGACTCCGGGATCTACACCTGCGCTCCGAGCAACGCGAATCCGAGCAGCATCAAGGTGCACGTCGTTAACG AGGAACATCCGGCTGCGATGCATCACGGGGACGGAAGTTCGTCGTACGCCAAGACACGGCCGAtgtgttttataattttaatagtaGCTAacgtaatatttatataa
- the LOC114870850 gene encoding tubulin glycylase 3A-like isoform X2: MHKTHSTKRRIRDGLQLDVSEDEQSSRATADSEWNQQEQFEHFNQVIRELPDRAMDLPIDLRDVKIAKEPIPSDTTGNENKIEQSNGKSTALISPEKKESPMNPYNRADWSKMNAKWSIPDTEDNEINSVNSLSQLDCGAFPKSYMDTCSCCPRDIFDKHDTDTITSYKGVTFKDGGCCKLHWTRKERYQNIKTKVGRAIKRHKIFLIRGELPKLKEALEKRGWVQKYEATKTRTLPYGSVASLEARSLGDLTQPDGTLNEKSVVFALLRHKAPDFIWDCRNDFVDWHRGLSSNTILNRYQKPSVYTSKLGMARLLEEAHWLYEKDVSSVLFPRSYNLSREPKAFLDDFRLTAAVGLLKWFVQTMRDDQTAVQNHGQRLIPISRLEFAVKRCEEFIACENHQDIDEDFVSEFSEEEWNSFLDDYAAAVHESGRIETTSDRGEEQLQKYHEVANSTLEKLKEVDPQYELNGMRNIWILKPSELCCGTGISISHNLRDIFRRVKSKPKDYFIVQKYIERPLLIHDTKFDIRQWYLVTNTFPMTIWLFKEGLLRFSSKPYTFSTYHEAIHICNTAIQEKYDEERRRRRRRGTSEEVVKTIRDQGWDCDKLNEYLKQTGYEGEPYYEKIYPKMSEAIVLTMLASQEHMDRRRCSFELYGADFVVMEDLSVWLIEINTNPRMHPPSSRITKRLYSNVLESLVKVIMDVPVNAVADTGGFSLVYKQNIPDFRPYLGPCLFVFGKSITLQEHPRKREKKKKGNCSSKQQQQQQQQHRAWTAPPMIPRLREPKIVDFIDYLNTARCTAAN; this comes from the exons GAACCAACAAGAACAATTCGAACATTTCAATCAAGTTATTCGTGAACTTCCTGACAGAGCCATGGATTTACCGATTGACCTAAG GGACGTTAAGATTGCAAAAGAGCCAATACCGAGCGACACGACCggcaacgaaaataaaatCGAGCAATCAAACGGGAAATCGACAGCTTTAATCAGCCCCGAGAAGAAAGAGAGCCCCATGAATCCGTACAATCGGGCGGATTGGTCGAAAATGAACGCGAAATGGTCAATTCCGGACACGGAGGACAATGAGATCAACAGTGTTAACAGTTTGTCGCAGCTTGACTGTGGTGCATTCCCGAAATCGTACATGGACACGTGTTCCTGTTGCCCCCGGGATATCTTTGACAAGCACGATACGGATACCATTACCAGTTACAAGGGTGTTACGTTCAAAGACGGTGGTTGTTGCAAGCTCCACTGGACAAGGAAGGAACGTTATCAAAACATCAAGACGAAAGTCGGTAGAGCTATCAag AGgcacaaaatatttttgatacgCGGCGAATTGCCGAAATTGAAGGAAGCTTTGGAGAAAAGAGGTTGGGTGCAGAAATACGAAGCCACAAAAACAAGAACTCTACCTTACG GTAGCGTTGCGAGCTTAGAGGCAAGATCGTTAGGCGATTTGACCCAACCCGATGGCACGTTGAACGAGAAATCGGTGGTTTTCGCTTTGTTGCGCCACAAAGCTCCGGATTTTATATGGGATTGTCGAAACGACTTCGTCGACTGGCATCGTGGTTTGAGCAGCAACACCATTCTCAACAGATACCAGAAGCCTTCCGTCTACACATCCAAG CTAGGAATGGCTCGTTTGCTGGAAGAGGCTCATTGGTTGTACGAGAAGGACGTCTCGAGTGTGTTGTTTCCGCGCAGCTACAACTTGAGCAGGGAACCGAAAGCTTTCCTCGATGATTTCCGTTTGACCGCCGCGGTCGGTCTGCTCAAGTGGTTCGTCCAAACGATGCGAGACGATCAGACCGCGGTACAGAACCACGGGCAACGTCTGATACCGATAAGTCGGCTGGAATTCGCCGTAAAACGTTGCGAGGAATTTATAGCCTGCGAAAACCACCAGGATATAGACGAGGACTTTGTCAGCGAGTTTTCGGAAGAGGAATGGAATTCCTTCTTGGACGATTATGCAGCTGCGGTGCACGAGTCGGGTAGAATCGAAACCACGTCGGATAGAGGCGAGGAACAGTTACAA AAGTATCACGAGGTGGCAAATTCGACGCTGGAGAAATTGAAAGAGGTCGATCCGCAGTACGAGCTGAACGGAATGAGGAACATCTGGATCTTGAAACCGAGCGAACTTTGTTGCGGCACCGGGATCAGTATATCTCATAATCTGAGGGATATATTTCGAAGAGTGAAGAGTAAACCGAAGGATTATTTCATCGTTCAGAAATATATTG AACGTCCTCTGTTGATTCACGACACGAAATTTGACATAAGGCAATGGTACCTGGTCACCAATACGTTCCCCATGACGATATGGTTGTTCAA GGAGGGACTGCTCCGGTTCAGCTCGAAGCCGTACACTTTTTCAACTTATCACGAGGCGATTCATATCTGCAATACCGCCATTCAGGAAAAGTACGACGAGGAAAGACGACGGAGGAGGagacgcgggacttcggaggAAGTCGTAAAGACGATCCGCGATCAGGGATGGGACTGCGACAAGCTGAACGAATATTTAAA ACAAACGGGGTACGAGGGTGAACCGTATTACGAGAAGATCTATCCGAAAATGTCAGAGGCTATAGTTCTAACGATGTTAGCCTCTCAGGAGCACATGGACAGACGGCGATGCAGTTTCGAGCTGTACGGAGCGGATTTCGTCGTGATGGAGGACCTTTCGGTCTGGTTGATCGAGATCAACACGAATCCCAGGATGCACCCGCCTAGCTCGAGAATCACCAAACGGCTGTATTCCAACGTGCTCGAGAGCTTGGTTAAAG TGATAATGGACGTACCGGTGAACGCTGTCGCCGACACAGGTGGATTCAGTCTGGTCTACAAGCAAAACATACCCGACTTCCGGCCTTATCTCGGTCCTTGTCTGTTCGTGTTCGGCAAGTCGATAACGTTGCAGGAACATCCGCGGAAacgcgagaagaagaagaagggaaacTGTTCGTCGaagcaacagcagcaacagcaacagcaacaccGTGCATGGACTGCTCCACCGATGATTCCACGCTTGAGAGAACCAAAAATAGTCGACTTTATCGACTACTTGAACACCGCCCGGTGCACCGCCGCCAACTGA